In Thermodesulfitimonas autotrophica, the following proteins share a genomic window:
- the hemC gene encoding hydroxymethylbilane synthase produces the protein MARTVRVGTRGSTLALAQTRIVIRELAKRWPDYRFEVVKIKTTGDKILDVALAKIGDKGLFTKELEVALLKREIDLAVHSMKDVPTVLPEGLVIGAVLPREYPGDVLVSRTGKTLGELPPGARVGTSSLRRQAQLRYYRPDLALIPVRGNLTTRLNKLKAGDFDALVLAWAGLARLGLEGSATERLPYTICLPAVSQGAIGVEIRADDPEIARLVGAVDDAPSRAEVVAERAFMRRLEGGCQVPIGAVASVTGTVLTIEGMVADLEGSRLYRDRMSGQVAHAAETGVRLAEKLLSSGAGAVLSAIREGAPGS, from the coding sequence TTGGCACGCACGGTCAGGGTGGGAACGCGAGGGAGTACGCTGGCGCTCGCGCAGACCAGGATTGTGATCCGGGAACTCGCGAAGCGGTGGCCAGATTACCGGTTTGAGGTAGTGAAGATTAAGACAACCGGGGACAAGATTTTAGACGTGGCCCTTGCGAAAATCGGCGACAAGGGCCTTTTTACAAAGGAGCTGGAGGTTGCCCTTTTAAAAAGGGAAATTGACCTGGCGGTGCACAGCATGAAGGATGTGCCTACGGTGCTTCCTGAGGGCTTGGTCATCGGGGCGGTTTTACCGCGGGAGTACCCGGGTGACGTTTTGGTTTCGCGTACTGGGAAGACCTTAGGCGAGCTACCGCCCGGGGCGCGGGTGGGCACCTCAAGTCTGCGGCGCCAGGCGCAGCTGCGTTATTACCGCCCCGACCTGGCGCTCATTCCCGTGCGCGGCAACCTCACCACCCGTCTAAACAAGCTGAAAGCCGGCGACTTCGATGCGCTGGTGCTGGCGTGGGCGGGCCTGGCGCGGCTGGGGCTGGAAGGTTCCGCAACCGAAAGGTTACCGTATACCATTTGTCTCCCTGCGGTCTCGCAGGGCGCGATAGGGGTTGAGATCCGGGCCGATGATCCGGAAATAGCGCGGCTTGTTGGTGCGGTTGACGATGCGCCCAGCCGGGCGGAGGTAGTCGCGGAGCGGGCCTTTATGCGCCGGCTCGAAGGTGGGTGCCAGGTGCCGATAGGCGCCGTGGCTTCCGTGACCGGCACGGTGCTGACCATTGAGGGCATGGTTGCGGACCTGGAAGGGAGCCGCCTCTACCGGGACCGGATGAGTGGCCAGGTGGCGCACGCTGCGGAAACGGGGGTGCGGTTGGCCGAGAAGCTGCTATCCTCCGGGGCCGGTGCGGTTCTGAGCGCGATAAGGGAGGGCGCGCCCGGCTCTTGA
- the hemB gene encoding porphobilinogen synthase yields the protein MGFPVTRPRRLRVSEAMRRLVRETELNAGDLIYPVFVTEGTGVVVPVEAMPGVNRFSVDTLLSEVERVVAVGVPGIIIFGVPAEKDEAGSGAWAADGVVQRAVRAVKERFPDLLVMTDVCLCAYTSHGHCGVVQQGRIANDATLEILARTAVSHARAGADIVAPSDMMDGRVKAIRAALDAAGYHEVAIMAYSAKYASAFYGPFREAADSRPQFGDRRSYQMDPANGAEALLEVALDLEEGADIVMVKPALAYLDVIYRVKKRFQRPVAAYNVSGEYAMVKAAAAHGWVDEQAVVLEMLTAMKRAGADMILTYFAKDVATWLKEK from the coding sequence GTGGGTTTTCCGGTGACGCGGCCCCGCCGGCTGCGGGTGAGTGAGGCGATGCGGCGGTTGGTCCGCGAGACGGAGCTTAACGCGGGCGATTTAATCTATCCCGTCTTCGTTACCGAGGGAACAGGGGTGGTCGTCCCGGTAGAGGCGATGCCCGGGGTGAACCGGTTCTCCGTAGACACCCTTCTTAGCGAAGTTGAAAGAGTAGTTGCGGTAGGGGTTCCCGGAATAATCATCTTCGGTGTCCCGGCGGAAAAAGACGAGGCAGGTTCCGGTGCCTGGGCGGCGGACGGGGTCGTGCAGCGGGCCGTGCGGGCGGTGAAGGAGCGTTTCCCGGATTTGCTCGTGATGACCGACGTCTGTCTCTGTGCTTACACGAGTCACGGTCACTGCGGCGTTGTGCAGCAGGGGCGGATAGCGAACGACGCGACGCTTGAGATTCTGGCGCGGACGGCCGTTTCCCACGCCCGCGCCGGGGCCGATATCGTGGCGCCTTCCGATATGATGGACGGCCGGGTGAAGGCGATCCGCGCGGCACTTGATGCGGCCGGTTACCATGAGGTAGCCATCATGGCTTACAGCGCGAAGTACGCCTCCGCTTTTTACGGCCCCTTCCGCGAAGCGGCGGATTCGCGGCCCCAGTTCGGGGACCGGCGGAGCTACCAGATGGACCCGGCGAACGGGGCGGAAGCGCTCTTAGAGGTGGCGCTTGACTTAGAGGAAGGAGCCGACATTGTGATGGTCAAGCCGGCGCTCGCTTATCTAGACGTGATTTACCGGGTAAAAAAGAGGTTCCAGCGGCCCGTGGCGGCTTACAACGTAAGCGGGGAATACGCGATGGTGAAGGCGGCAGCGGCGCACGGCTGGGTGGACGAGCAGGCCGTGGTGCTCGAGATGCTGACGGCGATGAAGCGCGCCGGGGCCGATATGATCCTAACCTATTTTGCCAAGGATGTCGCCACGTGGCTTAAGGAAAAATAA
- a CDS encoding NADH-ubiquinone oxidoreductase-F iron-sulfur binding region domain-containing protein has product MCSGGAIPRCIVDLSEHYLGLVLQEACSDCPVCTRELKAMQQLLRRIGRGEGGRAALTELKLLSSQARETAACGVGRIGASIVESALLNYEDELAAHVVERYCPAGVCDIRYVVEVG; this is encoded by the coding sequence ATGTGTTCGGGTGGGGCGATTCCCCGTTGTATCGTGGATCTTTCCGAGCATTACCTCGGCCTTGTCTTGCAGGAGGCTTGCAGTGATTGTCCGGTTTGCACCCGGGAACTGAAAGCAATGCAGCAGTTGCTCCGCCGTATCGGGCGGGGCGAGGGCGGGCGCGCGGCGCTCACGGAGCTCAAGCTTCTGTCGTCCCAGGCGCGGGAAACGGCCGCGTGCGGTGTCGGCAGGATTGGCGCCAGTATCGTGGAAAGCGCGCTGCTCAATTACGAAGATGAACTGGCGGCCCACGTGGTTGAGCGGTACTGCCCGGCGGGCGTTTGCGATATCCGCTACGTGGTCGAGGTGGGCTGA
- a CDS encoding Lrp/AsnC family transcriptional regulator: MAAEEKGLSEAERRLLSAMQDGFLPVPEPFKELADRLGLTEEEVLGELRRLKAAGVIRRLGAIIDSRKIGYTGTLCAMKVPPERIPEVAQVINSFPEITHNYVREHTYNVWFTILAPSAQEIDRIIGEIKEKTGIQDFLNLPARRIFKIRVNFDLEGER; the protein is encoded by the coding sequence GTGGCAGCCGAGGAAAAAGGTCTGAGCGAGGCCGAGCGCCGTTTGCTGAGCGCGATGCAGGACGGTTTTCTTCCCGTGCCGGAACCCTTTAAGGAGTTAGCGGACCGGCTGGGCCTGACGGAGGAAGAGGTGCTGGGGGAACTCAGACGGCTTAAAGCGGCGGGTGTGATCAGGCGGCTGGGGGCGATTATCGATTCGCGCAAGATTGGCTATACGGGGACGCTCTGCGCGATGAAGGTTCCTCCGGAGCGCATTCCTGAAGTAGCGCAAGTGATAAATTCTTTCCCGGAAATTACCCACAACTACGTGCGGGAGCACACCTATAACGTCTGGTTTACCATCCTGGCGCCGTCGGCCCAGGAAATCGACCGGATCATCGGGGAAATCAAGGAGAAAACCGGGATTCAGGATTTCTTAAACCTCCCAGCGCGACGCATCTTTAAGATCCGGGTAAACTTTGACCTGGAGGGAGAACGGTGA
- the cobA gene encoding uroporphyrinogen-III C-methyltransferase — protein sequence MDARVKQAKGDRMMQGKVYLIGAGPGDPGLITVKGMKCLSAAAVVVYDRLVNPRLLGYIRSDAEVIYAGKSPERHALKQEEINALLIEKARAGKIVARLKGGDPFVFGRGGEEAEALREAGIDFEVVPGVTAAVAVPAYAGIPVTHRDFTSSFTVITGNEDPAKPDSALDWDRLAHGGTLVFLMGMANLSQIAVRLKDAGLPGTTPVAVIQWGTTAKQRTVTGSLDDICAKVAAAGVTNPAVVVVGRVVALREKLAWFERGPLFGRRIVVTRAREQASVLAEAIAALGGEAFEFPTIRIEPPADWSALDAAIGNAQTYDWLVFTSVNGVRFFFRRLRELNRDIRSFYRAAVAAIGPGTRAALEERGLVVAYMPEEFRADAIAAGLKERAAAGARVLLPRADIAPDSLPRALAKSGFVVDNVVAYRTVPEHRNAGMLREMLRAGAVDAVTFTSSSTVKNLVAALGPGAAELLDGVAVASIGPVTSATARELGLKVTVEAKQYTIPGLVEALAGYFGGTGREGQPAADFQGRGLG from the coding sequence TTGGATGCGCGAGTAAAGCAGGCGAAAGGTGACAGGATGATGCAGGGCAAGGTTTACTTGATAGGGGCGGGGCCCGGCGATCCGGGCCTCATTACCGTGAAAGGAATGAAGTGCTTATCTGCCGCGGCGGTTGTTGTTTACGACCGGTTGGTAAATCCGCGCCTCCTCGGTTATATCCGGTCTGACGCGGAGGTTATCTATGCCGGGAAGTCGCCCGAACGCCACGCGTTGAAGCAGGAGGAGATCAACGCCTTGCTGATTGAGAAAGCGCGGGCGGGGAAGATTGTGGCGCGGCTTAAGGGTGGCGATCCCTTTGTCTTCGGACGGGGGGGCGAAGAGGCGGAGGCCCTGCGGGAGGCGGGGATAGACTTCGAGGTGGTTCCGGGTGTGACGGCGGCGGTGGCGGTTCCGGCCTACGCGGGGATACCGGTTACTCACCGGGACTTTACCTCGAGTTTTACGGTAATCACGGGGAACGAAGATCCGGCCAAACCCGATTCAGCGCTGGACTGGGACAGATTGGCGCACGGCGGCACCCTTGTTTTTTTAATGGGCATGGCGAACCTGTCCCAGATCGCGGTGCGTCTTAAGGATGCCGGGTTGCCAGGGACAACGCCGGTGGCGGTGATCCAATGGGGGACAACGGCGAAACAGCGGACGGTGACCGGTAGCCTTGACGATATCTGTGCGAAGGTGGCGGCAGCGGGGGTGACCAACCCGGCGGTAGTGGTGGTCGGCAGGGTGGTGGCGCTCCGGGAAAAGCTTGCCTGGTTCGAGCGCGGCCCGCTCTTTGGGCGCCGGATTGTGGTGACCAGGGCGCGCGAGCAGGCGAGCGTGCTCGCGGAGGCGATTGCGGCCCTCGGCGGCGAGGCCTTTGAGTTTCCGACAATCAGGATCGAGCCGCCTGCAGACTGGAGCGCGCTCGACGCAGCCATCGGTAACGCGCAGACCTACGATTGGCTTGTCTTTACCTCGGTGAACGGGGTGCGCTTTTTCTTCCGGCGCCTGCGCGAGCTTAACCGCGATATCCGGTCTTTCTACCGGGCGGCGGTGGCGGCGATCGGTCCCGGCACGCGCGCTGCCTTAGAGGAGCGCGGGCTGGTGGTTGCTTATATGCCGGAAGAATTTAGGGCCGACGCGATAGCGGCGGGCTTGAAAGAGCGGGCGGCAGCGGGCGCACGGGTGCTCCTGCCGCGGGCGGACATCGCGCCCGATTCCCTGCCCCGCGCGCTGGCGAAAAGCGGCTTCGTCGTAGATAATGTCGTGGCCTACCGGACGGTTCCGGAACACCGGAACGCCGGTATGCTGCGCGAGATGTTGCGGGCGGGCGCGGTTGATGCGGTTACCTTCACGAGTTCTTCCACGGTAAAAAATTTAGTGGCGGCGCTCGGCCCCGGTGCGGCAGAGCTTCTGGACGGGGTGGCGGTAGCTTCAATTGGTCCGGTGACGAGCGCGACGGCGCGGGAGCTCGGCCTAAAAGTGACCGTCGAGGCGAAGCAGTATACCATTCCGGGCCTGGTAGAGGCGCTGGCCGGCTATTTCGGTGGGACCGGGAGAGAAGGGCAGCCGGCCGCTGATTTTCAGGGAAGGGGGTTGGGTTAA
- a CDS encoding D-alanyl-D-alanine carboxypeptidase family protein, with amino-acid sequence MRVALCLLPLLFALTLGAARACAEPQIVAPAAVVLDLKTGQVLYAKEATRRMYPASTTKILTALVVLQNAKLDDRIRASEGAVCTEGSAIWLRKGEELAVRDALYALLLNSANDVATALAEKVGGSVANFVRLMNRTAKACGATDSHFNNPHGLPDENHYTTALDLARITRVAMGNKVFREIVATKTKTIRRDNPEDLSLLINHNKLLWRYEGATGVKTGYTTQAGQCLVASARRDGRELIAVVLGSVGANVWQDAAALLDYGFSAYRLVELVREGQVIGSVPVAGGVGPVTLKVARSLWYNLPADKPALTLPNWRLSLAPVEAPVAQGQTLGEVVFTGPSGELGRVAVVAAQAVVRQPRWPGVAKGLSAGGGLFLMLAALWAVRKRRRQRLFRR; translated from the coding sequence TTGCGGGTTGCGCTCTGCTTACTCCCGTTGCTCTTTGCGCTTACTCTGGGCGCCGCCAGGGCTTGTGCCGAGCCGCAGATTGTGGCTCCGGCAGCCGTGGTGCTCGACCTCAAGACGGGGCAGGTCCTTTACGCCAAGGAGGCAACCAGGCGGATGTACCCGGCAAGCACGACCAAAATCCTGACGGCGCTGGTGGTGCTCCAGAACGCTAAACTTGACGACCGGATTCGCGCCTCTGAGGGGGCGGTATGCACCGAGGGTTCCGCGATCTGGCTCCGCAAGGGTGAGGAATTGGCGGTCCGGGACGCGCTTTACGCCCTCTTGCTTAACTCGGCAAATGACGTGGCTACGGCCCTCGCCGAGAAAGTTGGTGGCTCGGTCGCGAATTTTGTACGGCTGATGAACCGGACGGCTAAGGCCTGCGGGGCGACCGATTCGCACTTCAACAACCCCCACGGTCTCCCCGACGAGAACCATTACACCACTGCCCTCGATCTGGCGCGGATAACGCGGGTCGCTATGGGAAACAAGGTTTTCCGGGAGATCGTAGCCACCAAGACGAAAACGATTCGGCGGGACAACCCGGAGGATTTGAGCCTCCTGATAAACCACAACAAGCTCCTCTGGCGGTACGAAGGGGCTACGGGGGTTAAAACGGGCTACACCACTCAGGCCGGGCAATGCCTGGTGGCGTCGGCCCGGCGCGACGGACGGGAGCTGATCGCGGTGGTCTTAGGTTCGGTCGGGGCAAACGTCTGGCAGGACGCGGCGGCGTTGCTCGACTACGGTTTTTCCGCCTACCGGCTGGTGGAGCTCGTCAGGGAAGGGCAGGTTATCGGGTCGGTCCCCGTGGCCGGCGGGGTGGGACCGGTTACGTTGAAGGTAGCGCGGTCGCTCTGGTACAACCTTCCGGCTGATAAGCCTGCCCTGACCTTGCCCAACTGGCGGCTCTCGCTGGCTCCGGTAGAGGCGCCCGTGGCCCAGGGGCAGACGCTCGGCGAGGTGGTTTTTACCGGCCCTTCCGGGGAACTCGGGCGGGTGGCGGTGGTAGCTGCGCAGGCGGTAGTCCGGCAGCCGCGGTGGCCAGGGGTAGCAAAGGGTCTCTCTGCCGGGGGTGGCCTTTTCCTTATGCTTGCGGCGCTTTGGGCGGTGCGCAAACGGCGGCGGCAGCGCCTTTTCAGGAGGTAG
- a CDS encoding AsnC family transcriptional regulator, with protein sequence MTELEQRLITELGNNFPIASRPFAVIGERVGLTEEEVLARVKEFIARGIIRRLSVALRHQNVGFTANGMVVWRVAPERLEEVGKKLASFPEVTHCYERETAPDWPYNLYTMIHRPHREECLAIAARLSEAVGIKDYLVLFSTQELKRSNPQYFTERG encoded by the coding sequence GTGACAGAGCTCGAACAACGGTTGATAACGGAGCTCGGCAATAACTTCCCGATCGCGTCCCGGCCCTTCGCCGTGATCGGTGAGCGGGTAGGGCTGACGGAGGAGGAAGTGCTCGCGCGCGTCAAGGAGTTTATCGCGCGGGGCATCATCAGGCGCCTGAGCGTAGCTCTGCGCCACCAGAACGTTGGTTTTACGGCCAACGGGATGGTCGTCTGGCGGGTGGCGCCGGAGCGGCTGGAGGAAGTCGGGAAGAAGCTCGCCTCTTTCCCGGAGGTGACCCACTGCTACGAACGGGAAACCGCGCCTGACTGGCCGTACAACCTCTACACGATGATCCACCGGCCCCACCGGGAGGAGTGCCTGGCGATTGCCGCGCGGCTGAGCGAGGCGGTGGGCATTAAAGACTACCTGGTTCTTTTTAGTACGCAGGAACTAAAACGCTCGAATCCGCAGTATTTCACGGAAAGAGGGTAG
- a CDS encoding glycosyl hydrolase family 18 protein, giving the protein MKLTASKVLLVGLIFLLVGIAPSTRAEAAEFYRTLTLGTRGSDVYALQVRLAQLGYLTTQPNGYYGLVTYRAVTRFERAAGLCPDGVVTEKEWALLFPAVSQPVSRQLPTGGGGKVVFGYYPVDYPGDRAAYTSLERFGGGPNGVGFFCLSLDDQGNLRGSLPADGVALAKRLGVKGLVVVHNYRNGSFDQQLVHNILSNRVSGDRLIANLLQLVKDNGLAGVNIDFENIAPADRSLFNDFLARLAGVFKSAGFLVTAAVPAKTADDPTDVWGGAFDYAAIGRICDYVMLMTYDEHWFGGSPGPIASLPWVVSVLDFAVKSIPREKILLGIPAYGYDWSATGTRVVPWNQVNELINRNGWSQVAWDNLACVPYLRYTDKGVAHEVWFENSYSLRIKLNLVHNYGLAGVAIWRLGFEDASFWETLRVAGF; this is encoded by the coding sequence ATGAAACTTACAGCAAGTAAAGTCCTCTTAGTCGGCCTAATTTTTCTCCTCGTTGGCATTGCGCCCTCAACTCGCGCCGAAGCAGCGGAATTTTACCGCACGTTGACGCTCGGAACCCGCGGTTCCGACGTCTACGCCCTCCAGGTTCGCCTGGCACAATTGGGTTATCTTACCACCCAGCCCAACGGCTACTATGGCCTGGTCACCTACCGGGCGGTAACCCGCTTTGAGCGGGCGGCCGGTCTCTGCCCGGACGGCGTGGTGACCGAAAAGGAATGGGCCCTCCTCTTCCCTGCGGTTTCTCAGCCTGTTTCCCGTCAGTTGCCCACCGGAGGCGGCGGCAAGGTGGTTTTCGGTTACTACCCGGTTGACTATCCAGGTGACAGGGCGGCCTACACCTCCCTGGAGAGGTTTGGGGGTGGTCCGAACGGCGTAGGGTTCTTTTGTCTTAGCCTTGATGATCAAGGGAATCTCCGCGGTAGTTTGCCGGCGGACGGAGTGGCGCTGGCGAAGCGGCTAGGGGTTAAGGGGTTGGTGGTGGTGCATAACTACCGTAACGGCTCCTTTGACCAGCAGCTCGTTCACAATATCCTGAGCAACCGGGTAAGCGGCGACCGGCTCATCGCCAATCTACTCCAGTTAGTTAAAGATAACGGTTTGGCAGGAGTAAATATCGATTTTGAAAACATCGCGCCCGCCGACCGTAGTCTCTTCAATGATTTCCTCGCCCGGCTCGCTGGGGTGTTCAAATCCGCAGGATTTCTGGTAACGGCGGCCGTTCCCGCCAAAACCGCCGACGATCCTACAGATGTGTGGGGCGGCGCCTTTGACTACGCGGCAATCGGGCGCATTTGCGATTACGTCATGCTCATGACCTACGATGAACACTGGTTTGGTGGTTCACCGGGGCCAATCGCCTCGCTTCCCTGGGTGGTTTCCGTTCTGGATTTTGCGGTGAAGTCCATCCCCCGAGAGAAAATTCTCCTCGGCATCCCCGCTTACGGTTACGACTGGTCTGCCACCGGCACGAGGGTTGTTCCTTGGAATCAGGTTAACGAGCTGATTAACCGGAACGGGTGGTCCCAGGTCGCCTGGGACAACCTGGCCTGTGTGCCCTACCTCCGTTATACGGATAAAGGAGTAGCGCACGAAGTCTGGTTTGAGAACTCCTACAGCCTCAGGATAAAACTTAACCTGGTTCATAACTACGGGCTGGCCGGGGTGGCCATCTGGCGCCTCGGTTTCGAGGATGCCAGCTTCTGGGAGACGCTGCGCGTGGCGGGATTTTAG
- the nirJ2 gene encoding putative heme d1 biosynthesis radical SAM protein NirJ2, translated as MIVSWNATNACNLKCAHCYRDAGAKKADELSTDEGRALIDEIARAGFKIMIFSGGEPVMRDDLYELVAYARDRGLRPVLGTNGTLITHEVARKLKEAGMTAVGISLDSMDKKAHDDLRGVAGSWDAAVDGMRACREVGLPFQVHTTVMEFNYDEVEKITDFAVAVGARGHHVFFLVPTGRAVDIADASIKADQYERLLRRLLTKQREVTIEIKPTCAPQFLRIAKQMGVPTRFSRGCLAGLSYCLINPVGVVQACAYLDIPAGNVREKPFSAIWREAEVFQRLRTQEYSGKCGQCDYREVCGGCRARALFYYGDYMAEEPWCLYGAGRRG; from the coding sequence GTGATCGTTTCCTGGAACGCAACCAACGCGTGCAACCTGAAGTGTGCCCACTGTTACCGGGATGCCGGCGCCAAAAAGGCGGACGAGCTCTCGACGGATGAGGGACGGGCGCTCATCGACGAAATTGCCCGTGCCGGCTTCAAGATCATGATCTTTTCTGGCGGGGAGCCCGTCATGCGGGACGACCTCTATGAACTGGTAGCTTACGCGCGGGACCGGGGCCTCCGGCCGGTGTTAGGGACCAACGGGACGCTCATCACTCATGAGGTAGCCCGGAAGTTGAAGGAAGCCGGGATGACGGCCGTGGGCATCAGCCTCGACAGCATGGACAAAAAGGCGCATGACGACCTGCGGGGCGTAGCTGGCTCCTGGGACGCGGCGGTAGACGGGATGAGGGCCTGCCGGGAAGTGGGGCTGCCTTTCCAGGTTCACACTACCGTTATGGAGTTTAACTACGACGAGGTAGAAAAAATCACCGATTTTGCGGTGGCGGTCGGCGCGCGGGGGCACCACGTTTTTTTCCTGGTGCCTACCGGGCGGGCGGTGGATATCGCTGATGCTTCTATCAAGGCGGACCAGTACGAGCGGCTGCTACGCCGCTTGCTAACAAAGCAGCGCGAAGTGACGATTGAGATCAAGCCGACCTGTGCGCCCCAGTTTTTGCGGATCGCAAAGCAGATGGGGGTTCCGACGCGTTTCTCTCGGGGTTGTTTGGCCGGGCTTTCTTACTGTCTCATCAACCCGGTAGGGGTTGTTCAGGCCTGTGCTTACCTCGATATTCCGGCAGGAAATGTGCGGGAAAAACCCTTTTCCGCCATCTGGCGGGAGGCCGAGGTCTTCCAGCGCCTGAGAACCCAGGAGTACAGCGGCAAGTGCGGGCAGTGTGATTACCGGGAGGTATGCGGCGGCTGCCGCGCGCGGGCGCTTTTTTACTACGGCGACTACATGGCAGAGGAGCCCTGGTGCCTCTACGGAGCCGGGAGGAGGGGTTAG
- the hemL gene encoding glutamate-1-semialdehyde 2,1-aminomutase, with product MQFARSESLFTTAQRYLPGGVNSPVRAFRAVGCRPIFIARGSGARIFDVDGNSFIDYVCSWGPLILGHAHPAVVEAVKTTAERGTSYGAPTELEVELGKRIVDALPAVEMVRLVNSGTEATMSAVRLARAYTRRSKIVKFEGCYHGHADAFLIKAGSGALTLGVPTSPGVPETVAGDTLIAPYNDLAAVEEIFQREGEQVAAVILEPVAGNMGVVPPEPGFLEGLRRLCTAYGALLIFDEVITGFRVGYGGAQERYGVLPDLTCLGKIIGGGLPVGAYGGKRAIMELVAPAGPVYQAGTLSGNPLAVAAGIATLDLLREPGTYERLEAMGARLAAGLEAAAREAGVPVTVNRVGSLLTVFFTPGPVKDYASATTADTARFAAFFREMLAGGVYLPPSQFEALFVSLAHSAADIEETVAVAAQAFRRVA from the coding sequence ATGCAGTTCGCGCGTTCGGAAAGTCTCTTTACCACGGCGCAACGCTACCTGCCCGGGGGAGTGAATAGCCCGGTGCGGGCTTTCCGGGCGGTGGGGTGCCGGCCCATTTTTATCGCCCGGGGTAGCGGTGCCCGCATCTTCGACGTAGACGGGAACAGTTTTATCGACTACGTCTGCTCCTGGGGGCCGTTGATTTTAGGTCACGCCCACCCGGCGGTCGTTGAGGCCGTGAAGACTACGGCGGAGCGCGGGACAAGCTACGGGGCGCCCACCGAGCTCGAGGTGGAACTCGGCAAGCGGATCGTGGACGCCCTGCCGGCGGTCGAGATGGTTCGCCTGGTCAACTCAGGTACCGAAGCGACCATGAGCGCGGTCCGCTTGGCGCGGGCTTACACCAGGCGCTCTAAGATCGTGAAGTTTGAAGGCTGCTACCACGGCCACGCCGATGCCTTTTTAATCAAGGCCGGCTCCGGAGCGCTCACCCTGGGCGTTCCCACGAGCCCCGGTGTTCCGGAAACGGTGGCGGGCGACACGCTCATTGCCCCGTATAACGATCTGGCCGCGGTGGAAGAGATTTTTCAGCGCGAAGGGGAACAGGTAGCGGCGGTCATCTTGGAACCGGTAGCCGGCAATATGGGGGTTGTGCCCCCGGAACCGGGATTCCTGGAAGGGTTGCGGCGCCTCTGCACCGCCTACGGGGCGCTCCTGATCTTCGACGAGGTGATTACCGGTTTTCGGGTAGGTTACGGCGGCGCCCAGGAGCGCTACGGTGTCCTCCCCGACCTCACCTGTCTCGGCAAGATCATCGGCGGCGGCCTTCCGGTGGGCGCCTACGGAGGGAAACGGGCGATTATGGAGTTGGTGGCGCCAGCAGGGCCGGTTTACCAGGCCGGCACACTCTCCGGCAACCCGCTCGCCGTGGCGGCAGGCATTGCCACGCTCGATCTTCTCCGGGAGCCCGGGACCTACGAACGGCTCGAGGCGATGGGCGCGCGCCTTGCGGCGGGCCTGGAAGCGGCGGCGCGGGAGGCGGGTGTTCCGGTGACGGTGAACCGGGTCGGCTCGCTGCTCACCGTCTTCTTCACGCCGGGGCCGGTGAAGGATTACGCCAGCGCGACCACGGCGGATACGGCAAGATTTGCGGCCTTTTTCCGGGAGATGCTTGCCGGGGGAGTTTACCTCCCGCCGTCTCAGTTTGAGGCGCTCTTCGTATCCCTGGCGCATTCTGCCGCCGATATCGAAGAAACGGTGGCTGTAGCCGCGCAGGCCTTCAGACGGGTGGCGTGA